A stretch of Desulfotignum phosphitoxidans DSM 13687 DNA encodes these proteins:
- a CDS encoding ISNCY-like element ISDph1 family transposase (programmed frameshift), which produces MRKIFEPQMTFGQTPIDQIKLDMRARDEIPKLLLGLQHIYCDQELREKVFVILKNVIPEDTDSKNGRPGMDLWKILVMGTIRLNCNWDYDKLREMVNTQTLRQMLGHGMMDDDITYPLQPLKDNVRLLTPDILDKINTLVVQEGHKLLEKKTSDEEVLMGRCDSFVVETDVHFPTDINLLFDAVRKMIQIAAIISQGIGTSMWRQSAYNIKKFKRLYRIVQRLKHSTSADEKKKAKRARQIMDAHKAYIELAEKYISKAELTIEMTESSDIMNEARVEELQTYINYALWQIGLIKRRVLQDEKIPHKDKIFSIFEPHTEWISKGKAGVPQELGLRVCILEDQYGFILHHRVMEQETDDKVAVAMVTSAQNKFSGLKGCSFDKGFYTPGNKKDLKDTLSILVLPKKGRCNKAEFEEETADDFIRLKRKHSAVESAINGLENHGLDRCPDHGIQGFKRYVGLSVLARNLQIMGHHIQQKRLKQLQRSEQRKAA; this is translated from the exons TTGCGTAAAATTTTTGAACCACAAATGACATTCGGGCAGACCCCTATCGACCAAATCAAACTTGACATGAGAGCCAGGGATGAAATTCCCAAGCTACTTTTGGGGCTCCAGCATATCTATTGCGATCAAGAACTTCGAGAAAAAGTTTTTGTCATCCTCAAAAATGTGATTCCGGAAGACACCGACTCCAAAAATGGACGTCCGGGAATGGACCTGTGGAAAATTCTTGTGATGGGCACCATACGGCTCAATTGCAATTGGGATTACGATAAACTCCGGGAGATGGTGAACACACAGACATTGAGGCAGATGCTGGGTCATGGCATGATGGACGATGACATAACCTATCCGCTCCAGCCCTTAAAAGATAATGTCAGGCTTCTGACACCTGACATTCTTGATAAAATCAACACCCTGGTTGTACAAGAAGGTCATAAACTTCTG GAAAAAAAAACTTCGGACGAAGAGGTGTTGATGGGACGGTGTGATTCATTCGTTGTTGAAACCGATGTTCATTTTCCCACAGACATCAACCTGCTTTTTGATGCAGTCCGAAAAATGATTCAAATTGCCGCTATTATCAGCCAGGGCATTGGAACGAGTATGTGGCGGCAATCAGCATATAATATCAAAAAATTTAAACGGCTGTATCGGATAGTTCAGCGATTGAAACATTCCACATCCGCGGATGAAAAGAAAAAGGCCAAAAGAGCCCGGCAGATCATGGATGCACACAAAGCTTATATTGAACTTGCTGAAAAATACATTTCAAAAGCGGAATTGACCATTGAAATGACGGAGTCCTCCGATATTATGAATGAAGCCCGAGTGGAAGAGTTGCAAACATACATCAATTATGCGCTTTGGCAAATTGGCCTGATAAAACGCCGGGTTTTGCAGGATGAAAAGATCCCACATAAAGACAAGATTTTTTCAATTTTCGAACCCCATACAGAATGGATTTCAAAAGGCAAAGCCGGTGTTCCCCAAGAATTGGGACTGCGGGTATGCATCCTGGAAGACCAGTATGGGTTTATCCTGCACCACCGGGTGATGGAGCAAGAAACCGATGATAAAGTGGCCGTTGCAATGGTAACGTCGGCCCAAAACAAATTTTCTGGTCTCAAGGGATGCAGTTTTGATAAAGGGTTTTATACACCTGGTAACAAAAAGGACCTGAAGGATACATTGAGCATTTTGGTGCTCCCGAAAAAAGGCAGATGCAACAAGGCTGAATTTGAAGAAGAAACAGCAGACGATTTTATTCGTTTAAAAAGAAAACATTCAGCGGTGGAATCGGCCATAAACGGGTTGGAAAATCATGGTCTGGACAGATGCCCGGATCATGGCATTCAAGGATTTAAAAGATATGTAGGTCTGTCTGTTCTGGCAAGAAATCTCCAGATTATGGGTCATCATATACAACAAAAAAGGCTGAAGCAGCTGCAACGGTCTGAACAGCGAAAAGCCGCGTAA
- a CDS encoding TolC family protein, with translation MKLFLIRSVFLCFGILVLCQNNARAGEQEDLTKLDSSLSTTIRLSDLLTYAYLSSPAITASKKSWQAFIENYRVGKSYPDPQLAATYFPRPIETRLGPQDWSLTLSQVIPFPGTLSQKARVLEADVAISRLKVDKAVKTIVTEVSLAFYELVYIQKAMAVAQANLDLNHQMLQISENAYADDKALFYDVSKARSQTAQIQYDILLLKELEKTQKTTLNTLLNRPPTALLGHAAGTLPQKVVYSLDEVYELAMLHQEDILMAEEKVHKSEQAIQLTRLETLPSFKLGLFYAGIGDPDVPNPPPDAGDDAVGVQFGMNIPLWSGKNKSRTAQALAEKQKAQAQKTEAANRVKAGISRLWFKLENAERLITLYEKDLLPQAVSSVQTAETWFKQGQGSFADFLEIQATAYNFQLSLERAKTDYAKTLVLLEQAAGAVLDAKTGQNTGEKKP, from the coding sequence ATGAAACTTTTTTTAATCCGATCGGTTTTTCTGTGTTTTGGTATCCTGGTGTTGTGTCAGAACAACGCCCGGGCAGGAGAACAAGAAGATCTGACAAAACTGGACTCCAGCCTGTCAACGACCATAAGATTGTCAGATCTGCTTACCTATGCCTATTTGTCCAGTCCGGCCATCACTGCGTCCAAAAAATCCTGGCAGGCGTTTATTGAAAATTACAGGGTCGGCAAAAGCTACCCGGATCCCCAGCTGGCCGCCACCTATTTTCCCCGGCCCATTGAAACACGGCTTGGCCCCCAGGACTGGAGCCTGACCCTTTCCCAGGTGATTCCCTTTCCAGGCACCCTGTCCCAAAAGGCCCGGGTGCTGGAGGCAGATGTTGCAATCTCCAGACTCAAGGTGGACAAGGCCGTTAAAACCATTGTCACTGAGGTGTCTTTGGCATTTTACGAACTGGTGTATATCCAGAAAGCCATGGCAGTGGCACAGGCCAACCTGGACTTGAATCACCAGATGCTGCAGATCAGCGAAAACGCCTATGCAGATGACAAAGCCCTGTTTTACGATGTATCCAAAGCCCGTTCCCAGACCGCCCAGATACAATATGATATCCTGCTGTTAAAGGAGCTGGAAAAAACACAAAAAACAACCCTCAACACCCTGTTGAACCGTCCCCCCACGGCATTGCTGGGACATGCGGCAGGCACCCTGCCACAAAAAGTGGTGTATTCTCTGGATGAGGTGTATGAACTTGCCATGCTGCACCAGGAAGATATCCTCATGGCTGAGGAAAAGGTGCACAAATCAGAACAGGCCATACAGCTGACACGGCTTGAAACCCTGCCTTCATTCAAGCTGGGCCTGTTTTATGCCGGTATTGGTGATCCGGATGTGCCAAATCCGCCGCCCGATGCAGGTGACGATGCCGTGGGGGTGCAGTTCGGCATGAACATTCCCTTGTGGTCTGGAAAAAATAAAAGCCGGACCGCACAGGCTTTGGCAGAAAAACAAAAAGCACAGGCCCAGAAAACCGAGGCCGCCAACAGGGTCAAGGCCGGGATCAGCCGCCTGTGGTTCAAGCTGGAAAATGCCGAACGGCTGATAACCCTGTATGAAAAAGACCTGCTTCCCCAGGCGGTCTCTTCCGTACAGACGGCAGAAACCTGGTTCAAACAGGGCCAGGGCAGTTTTGCCGATTTTCTGGAAATCCAGGCAACTGCCTACAATTTTCAATTGTCTCTGGAACGGGCCAAAACAGATTATGCCAAGACCCTGGTGCTGCTTGAGCAGGCAGCCGGTGCTGTCCTGGATGCGAAAACCGGGCAGAATACAGGAGAAAAAAAGCCATGA
- a CDS encoding TolC family protein, with product MASMKNNQPVNPWYGVDSPWLQQTRQTLASLEHTLTARENATDRMVYNAWFKTDKNRRELDLYKNRILPLTKSALDVSTREYETGSIPFSQAIGSYTDWLKAKLAIAQKTKDLGISFAALETVVGTSL from the coding sequence ATGGCATCCATGAAAAACAACCAGCCGGTCAACCCCTGGTACGGGGTGGACAGCCCCTGGTTACAGCAGACAAGGCAGACACTGGCAAGCCTTGAGCACACCCTGACAGCCAGAGAGAATGCCACAGACCGCATGGTGTACAATGCCTGGTTTAAAACAGACAAAAACCGGCGGGAACTGGATCTGTACAAAAACAGAATACTGCCTTTGACAAAGTCTGCCCTGGATGTGTCCACCAGGGAATATGAGACCGGATCCATTCCCTTTTCCCAGGCCATCGGGTCCTATACAGACTGGCTGAAGGCGAAACTTGCCATTGCGCAAAAGACAAAAGACTTAGGGATCTCTTTTGCCGCCCTTGAAACGGTTGTAGGCACAAGCTTATAA
- a CDS encoding adenylate/guanylate cyclase domain-containing protein gives MEIKKIKKHRTLQGKLIILLLLPVFLIIFSGGALSFLYTRTALINQWNESAVLKLQRAAHYIEMRLLKPVELIETLFQVSREKQIPLSLDEVAAYLETIEGVLAVGVRKDTGLQAPAAHNHGAMMAFGGMTQFRHTRILDVSQPVYDTDAGHNAVIMSVTLVDSAGSGNGRIEIKMSFNYLLKDIIQLGWWQSDMACIVDKAGKYMAHTNMTMKGRHYLGGENDPLEQAILQEMKTAVSGTVQSPGYPPAMVAGFYKLEQVPWTIILFAKGKNILKPITNYRNAFVFGSGVLIFLILLLIRQHVGKIVHQIKTLSKNARKIARGEYGEPVKANSKDEIGQLVEIYNDMVTGLKERDFIRDSFGRYVDPEFAKLLLQHPDAGNLGGQRREVVLMMSDIRGFTPLSETLSPEIIIRILNQYFSHMIKIIQDHDGIIVDFFGDSILVFFDPVTGTIEDKVFCAVQCASRMQSEMAAFNEKMRLQQMPGLDMGIGINAGQVVVGNIGSETRSKYGVVGSAVNITSRIQAKAQKKEILISESVYAYVRDQVDITKKFTAKLKGVEGLTTLRAIDTIYALGKKP, from the coding sequence ATGGAAATCAAAAAAATAAAAAAACACAGAACACTGCAGGGCAAACTCATTATTCTGTTGCTGTTACCGGTGTTTTTAATTATATTTTCCGGAGGGGCCTTAAGTTTTTTATATACCCGCACCGCCCTGATAAATCAATGGAATGAATCCGCGGTGTTGAAACTTCAGCGGGCCGCTCATTACATTGAGATGCGGCTTTTAAAGCCGGTTGAATTAATTGAAACATTGTTCCAGGTTTCCCGTGAAAAACAGATCCCCCTCTCCCTTGATGAGGTTGCTGCATACCTGGAAACCATCGAAGGTGTTCTGGCGGTCGGTGTCAGAAAAGACACCGGCTTGCAAGCGCCTGCAGCTCACAATCATGGTGCAATGATGGCGTTCGGGGGCATGACACAATTTCGCCACACCCGCATTCTGGACGTGTCCCAGCCGGTATACGATACAGATGCCGGGCATAACGCCGTCATTATGTCAGTAACATTGGTTGATTCAGCAGGCAGCGGCAATGGTCGTATAGAAATCAAGATGAGTTTCAACTATCTGCTCAAGGATATTATTCAACTGGGGTGGTGGCAGAGCGACATGGCCTGCATTGTGGATAAAGCCGGCAAATACATGGCCCATACCAATATGACCATGAAAGGCCGGCATTACCTGGGCGGAGAAAATGATCCCCTGGAACAGGCGATTTTACAGGAAATGAAAACCGCTGTGTCCGGTACTGTGCAGTCCCCCGGTTATCCCCCGGCAATGGTGGCCGGGTTTTATAAGCTGGAACAGGTCCCCTGGACCATTATCCTTTTTGCAAAAGGGAAAAACATTTTAAAACCCATTACCAATTACAGAAATGCGTTTGTTTTCGGCAGCGGCGTGTTGATTTTTCTTATCCTGCTGCTCATCAGGCAGCATGTGGGTAAAATTGTTCATCAGATAAAAACCCTGTCAAAAAATGCCCGGAAAATTGCCAGAGGGGAATATGGAGAACCTGTCAAGGCAAACAGCAAAGATGAGATCGGACAGCTGGTGGAAATATATAATGACATGGTCACAGGATTGAAAGAACGCGATTTTATCAGGGATTCCTTTGGCCGGTATGTGGATCCGGAATTTGCCAAACTTCTGCTGCAGCATCCGGATGCCGGCAATTTGGGCGGGCAGCGGCGGGAAGTCGTTTTAATGATGTCGGATATCAGGGGATTCACACCGCTTTCAGAAACATTGAGTCCTGAAATAATCATTCGGATTCTGAATCAGTATTTTTCCCACATGATAAAAATCATCCAGGACCACGACGGTATTATCGTCGATTTTTTCGGCGACTCCATCCTGGTGTTTTTTGATCCTGTCACAGGGACGATAGAAGACAAGGTTTTTTGCGCCGTTCAATGCGCATCCCGGATGCAGTCTGAAATGGCGGCATTCAATGAAAAAATGCGCCTCCAGCAGATGCCCGGGCTGGACATGGGCATCGGCATCAACGCAGGACAGGTGGTGGTCGGAAATATCGGGTCAGAGACCCGGAGCAAATACGGGGTTGTGGGTTCTGCCGTGAATATTACCAGCCGGATTCAGGCCAAGGCACAAAAAAAAGAGATCCTTATCTCTGAATCGGTTTATGCGTATGTCAGGGACCAGGTCGACATCACTAAAAAATTTACTGCAAAGTTGAAAGGTGTGGAAGGATTAACAACACTTCGTGCAATAGACACTATTTATGCGTTAGGGAAAAAACCATGA
- a CDS encoding efflux RND transporter periplasmic adaptor subunit, producing the protein MNFKSTLLVIILTALITGTAVFFITTTIGPTSSESSKARSEQNGDAASKERKIIYWKAPMDPTEIYDEPGKSKMGMDLVPVYEDEVSEDETSKDAADRKIVYWKAPMDPTEIYDEPGKSKMGMDLVPVYEDEVKGGVDIKINPVVEQNMGLKIKPVAQGPLNHIIKTYGHVTFDETRTGIVSPKTAGWVETLYADYTGFVIEKGDPLFAMYSPSLLASQEEYLSAYKNFQARKTPLNKDLLESAKKRLAYYDIADQDIAFLEQTGQVRKTLTIRSRFKGVVTHKNVIEGAYVKAGESLFTIADLSTVWVEAHIFEYEQNLVYEGQSVEMTLSYDPDKVYTGKIAYIFPYLQPKTRDVVIRIIFDNAEDDLKPDMFANIKINTSKDAAGLIIPSEAVIHSGEKQLVFVAHGNGRFTPRKITTGVHLEEGRVQVLTGLAQGEDVVVSGQFLLDSESRLKEAIQKMIASKSGTAKEKKEPSQNDGDSFFEDMEDDTESKDDFFQDME; encoded by the coding sequence ATGAATTTCAAATCAACCCTGCTGGTTATTATTTTGACGGCACTGATAACAGGTACAGCAGTATTTTTTATAACAACCACCATTGGACCGACATCCTCTGAGAGCAGTAAAGCCCGGTCTGAACAAAATGGCGATGCGGCTTCAAAAGAGCGGAAGATCATCTACTGGAAGGCCCCCATGGACCCCACTGAAATCTATGATGAACCGGGTAAAAGCAAGATGGGCATGGACCTTGTGCCGGTGTATGAAGATGAGGTTTCCGAAGATGAGACATCCAAAGACGCGGCAGACCGGAAAATCGTATACTGGAAAGCCCCCATGGATCCCACAGAGATCTATGATGAACCTGGCAAAAGCAAGATGGGTATGGATCTTGTGCCGGTGTATGAAGATGAGGTAAAGGGCGGGGTGGATATTAAAATAAATCCTGTGGTGGAACAGAACATGGGCCTTAAAATCAAACCTGTTGCACAGGGTCCTTTGAACCATATCATCAAAACCTATGGCCATGTAACCTTTGATGAAACCAGAACCGGTATTGTCAGTCCCAAAACCGCAGGGTGGGTTGAAACCCTTTATGCCGATTATACCGGGTTTGTTATTGAAAAGGGCGATCCCCTTTTTGCCATGTATTCTCCGTCCCTGCTGGCATCCCAGGAGGAATATCTGTCAGCCTATAAAAATTTTCAGGCGCGCAAGACCCCTTTGAACAAGGATCTGCTGGAATCTGCCAAAAAAAGACTGGCATACTATGACATTGCAGACCAGGACATCGCTTTTCTGGAACAGACCGGGCAGGTCCGCAAAACCCTGACCATCAGGTCCCGGTTTAAAGGGGTGGTGACCCATAAAAACGTAATTGAAGGGGCATATGTCAAAGCCGGGGAAAGCCTGTTCACCATTGCGGATCTGTCCACGGTGTGGGTGGAAGCCCATATCTTTGAATATGAGCAGAACCTGGTGTATGAAGGCCAGAGCGTTGAGATGACCCTGTCCTATGACCCGGACAAGGTGTACACGGGAAAAATTGCCTATATTTTTCCCTATCTGCAGCCCAAAACCCGGGATGTGGTCATCAGGATCATCTTTGACAATGCAGAAGATGACCTGAAGCCGGACATGTTTGCAAATATAAAAATCAATACCAGCAAGGATGCAGCCGGCTTGATTATCCCTTCCGAGGCGGTGATCCACTCCGGGGAAAAACAGCTGGTTTTTGTGGCCCATGGCAATGGCCGGTTCACCCCCCGAAAGATCACCACGGGTGTCCACCTGGAGGAGGGCAGGGTCCAGGTGCTGACCGGACTGGCACAAGGTGAGGATGTCGTGGTGTCCGGCCAGTTCCTGCTGGATTCCGAATCCCGGCTCAAAGAGGCGATCCAGAAGATGATCGCATCCAAATCCGGCACTGCCAAAGAAAAAAAGGAACCATCCCAAAATGATGGGGACAGTTTTTTTGAAGACATGGAAGATGACACAGAGTCCAAAGATGATTTTTTCCAGGATATGGAATAA
- a CDS encoding TolC family protein, translated as MKIKIFTLTIPVLFFASVCFADYGAMKKELENYTPQDSFAIRQSPDIAVQKTPSHTAVPFPAGSQIPDRSQIHHLKQGYEKQIYGPNGDAAAMGVDEKIFAQVSQAGDDPKAFAALLAQKIDLKEIKAIAALRNTDIKAARKKVLAEIQSFDQVTHLDDSLQQYAAFTAALNNRVGPLKTKNSIRAGHPFPGLVALKGRVIQSQVDMLMEQMKIAGKQVRQDVENAYWELAYTTRSIRIIHETMAAFDRLLDVAVSLYKSGRTSYQDVIKVTIKIEELKEERVSLENEADNVKIRLFELMNLPADTRMGPVKTAPLPETISPPEKLVSLAREHRQELAAIRFQISKLQSMLEMAESMKQSSFTLGLSYFVADRKPLF; from the coding sequence ATGAAAATAAAGATTTTTACCCTGACAATACCGGTGCTTTTCTTTGCTTCTGTCTGCTTTGCAGATTATGGCGCCATGAAAAAAGAACTGGAAAACTATACCCCCCAAGACAGTTTTGCCATCAGACAATCACCTGATATCGCCGTGCAGAAAACACCTTCCCATACGGCTGTTCCTTTTCCTGCCGGATCACAGATTCCTGACAGATCACAGATACACCATCTCAAGCAGGGGTATGAAAAACAGATATATGGGCCCAATGGCGATGCCGCAGCAATGGGGGTGGATGAAAAAATTTTTGCACAGGTATCTCAAGCAGGCGATGACCCAAAAGCTTTTGCCGCGCTCCTTGCGCAGAAGATCGATCTCAAAGAGATAAAAGCCATTGCCGCCTTGAGAAATACAGATATCAAGGCGGCCCGAAAAAAGGTCCTGGCAGAGATCCAGTCCTTTGACCAGGTCACGCACCTAGATGACAGCCTGCAGCAGTATGCGGCATTCACCGCTGCACTCAACAACCGGGTCGGACCTTTGAAAACAAAAAATTCCATCAGGGCAGGACATCCGTTTCCCGGCCTTGTTGCACTCAAGGGCCGCGTCATCCAAAGCCAGGTGGACATGTTGATGGAGCAGATGAAAATTGCCGGCAAACAGGTGCGCCAGGATGTTGAAAATGCTTATTGGGAGCTTGCGTATACCACCCGGTCCATCCGGATCATCCATGAGACCATGGCCGCATTCGACCGCCTTCTGGATGTGGCTGTATCCCTGTATAAAAGCGGCAGAACCAGTTACCAGGATGTGATCAAGGTCACCATAAAAATAGAAGAACTCAAAGAAGAGCGGGTTTCGCTGGAAAATGAAGCAGACAATGTAAAAATCCGGCTGTTTGAACTGATGAACCTTCCGGCAGATACCAGGATGGGTCCGGTGAAAACAGCGCCCCTGCCTGAAACAATTTCCCCGCCTGAAAAATTGGTCTCCCTTGCCAGGGAACACCGCCAGGAACTGGCCGCCATCCGGTTTCAGATCAGCAAACTGCAATCCATGCTTGAGATGGCTGAATCCATGAAGCAGTCATCGTTTACTTTAGGGTTGTCCTATTTTGTGGCTGACCGGAAACCCCTATTTTAG